From a single Candidatus Defluviilinea gracilis genomic region:
- a CDS encoding DUF2029 domain-containing protein, producing MKRIALTLGFVIVTLGVMLAVAWFAPLPLEPFLDFQVLYRADSGLLRGIPLYDLAGQEQMVANDLGVAVERVFVLPFPYPPWYALATLPIALLPISIAVRMWFLLNTAMLMLSAWLITDGWTPRSRLISFVLAPLFFPSLGALMVGQYVFPTMLGMAMMVYALRQKNAAVLAVGMALTTFKPHVGAFALLAVAVHLLLRRDDFGARALKSAAVTGLFLFAIGFLADGNWVVNYWGSLFAFKDASACRQCDSLPMAITQLVGFGFDRAFLVSLALLIGLVALLARSFPRLQDGRLVALFTCMMLLVNPYLQNYDFAFVWIPLMECAGFTRSPITQVVALLAFILPWVGFVLWGSGGGFTMLVLTAALMVVLMRSIERG from the coding sequence ATGAAACGAATCGCTCTCACGCTCGGGTTTGTTATCGTTACCCTTGGGGTTATGTTGGCGGTCGCCTGGTTTGCGCCTTTGCCCTTGGAACCCTTCCTCGATTTTCAAGTGCTCTACCGGGCAGATAGCGGACTCCTGCGCGGCATCCCGTTGTACGACCTGGCTGGGCAGGAGCAAATGGTGGCGAACGATCTTGGCGTTGCTGTTGAGCGGGTATTCGTCCTGCCTTTTCCATATCCGCCGTGGTACGCCCTGGCAACCCTGCCTATTGCCCTGCTTCCCATCTCTATTGCAGTGCGGATGTGGTTCCTGCTCAACACCGCCATGCTGATGCTCTCGGCCTGGTTAATTACCGATGGATGGACCCCCCGTTCGCGCCTGATTTCATTTGTCCTGGCTCCTTTGTTTTTCCCCAGCCTCGGCGCGTTGATGGTTGGGCAATACGTTTTCCCAACCATGCTGGGGATGGCAATGATGGTCTATGCCTTGCGCCAGAAAAATGCCGCCGTCCTGGCAGTGGGGATGGCGCTCACCACGTTCAAACCGCATGTGGGAGCATTCGCCTTGCTGGCAGTGGCTGTCCACCTTTTGCTTCGACGCGATGACTTCGGCGCGCGCGCGTTGAAGAGCGCCGCAGTGACCGGTCTATTTCTTTTTGCCATCGGATTTCTCGCGGATGGAAACTGGGTAGTCAATTACTGGGGGTCGCTCTTCGCGTTCAAGGATGCGTCTGCATGCAGACAGTGCGACAGCCTGCCGATGGCGATCACCCAACTCGTCGGCTTTGGATTCGACCGGGCGTTTCTTGTGTCGCTCGCATTGTTGATCGGTTTGGTTGCCCTGCTTGCGCGAAGCTTTCCACGCTTGCAGGATGGCAGGTTGGTGGCTCTGTTTACTTGCATGATGTTACTGGTGAACCCCTACCTGCAAAACTATGACTTCGCCTTTGTATGGATTCCGTTGATGGAGTGCGCGGGTTTTACACGCTCGCCGATCACGCAGGTTGTCGCCCTGTTGGCATTCATCCTGCCCTGGGTTGGGTTTGTCTTGTGGGGGAGCGGCGGAGGTTTTACAATGCTGGTTTTAACGGCGGCGCTGATGGTCGTATTGATGAGGAGTATCGAGCGGGGATAA